In Rattus norvegicus strain BN/NHsdMcwi chromosome 1, GRCr8, whole genome shotgun sequence, a genomic segment contains:
- the Trim30c gene encoding tripartite motif-containing protein 30A produces MASSVLEMIKEEVTCPLCLELLKEPVSADCNHSFCRACITPNYESNRNTEGQGSCPVCRVRYLFRNLRPNQHVAKIVESLKGFKSIPEKEQKVNVCAQHGEKLQLFCTKEMRAICWVCERSQDHRGHQTALIEELDHEYKRKLQDALQKLMEKEKTCDEWQENVQQQRTYWETQIQSDVEYIQKEFKLLRELLDSKENEKLQELKKEKEDVVKRLERSENELVQRRQRVRDLISYMQHQLKFSTMDMQQDVNSLLRSYVKAIERNSPIVRSQTLKLKQPQTIPKRRRRMFQAQDMKGMLQAYLGLMDLRRYWVHMNLHANNHAVIAVNKEKRQIQHTSYYKRNLQISEIYNLSVLGYPAIHSGKHYWEVDVSRKNAWLLGVNDGLCAQPQLHSITEMSFSAKYNSCVEQHGNYQPKYGYWVIGMKNRSASDECFVSHNSSVSTLSLPCPPTRVGVFLDREACTLSFYDVSNFGGLIYRFHNPFFPDTLYPYFNPMECSEPMTVCRPPSSNSVGR; encoded by the exons ATGGCCTCATCTGTCCTGGAGATGATAAAGGAGGAGGTGACCTGTCCTCTCTGTCTAGAGCTCCTGAAGGAACCCGTGAGTGCTGATTGCAACCATAGCTTCTGCAGAGCCTGCATCACTCCGAACTATGAGTCCAACAGAAACACAGAAGGGCAGGGCAGCTGCCCTGTGTGCCGAGTTCGTTACCTGTTTAGGAACCTGAGGCCTAATCAACATGTGGCCAAGATAGTTGAGAGTCTCAAGGGGTTCAAGTCCATTCCAGAGAAGGAGCAAAAGGTGAATGTTTGTGCACAACATGGAGAGAAACTCCAGCTCTTCTGTACGAAGGAGATGAGAGCCATCTGTTGGGTTTGTGAGAGATCTCAGGACCACCGTGGTCACCAGACAGCTCTCATTGAAGAGCTGGACCATGAGTACAAG AGGAAGCTGCAGGATGCTCTGCAAAAGCtgatggaaaaagagaaaacatgtgATGAATGGCAAGAGAACGTTCAACAGCAGAGAACTTACTGGGAG ACTCAAATACAGAGTGATGTAGAATATATTCAGAAGGAGTTTAAATTACTAAGAGAGCTTCTGGACTCCAAGGAGAATGAAAAGCTGCAGGAgttgaagaaagagaaggaagatgtTGTGAAAAGGTTGGAAAGGTCTGAAAATGAGCTGGTGCAGAGGAGGCAGCGGGTGAGAGACCTCATCTCATATATGCAGCATCAGTTGAAGTTCTCAACCATGGACATGCAGCAG GATGTGAATTCTCTTCTAAGAAGTTATGTCAAGGCAATAGAAAGGAATAGCCCCATTGTGCG GAGTCAGACCTTGAAACTGAAACAGCCGCAAACTAtcccaaaaagaagaagaagaatgttcCAAGCTCAGGATATGAAAGGCATGCTGCAAGCATATCTAG GGCTCATGGATCTCCGGCGATACTGGG TTCATATGAATCTACATGCAAACAACCATGCAGTCATTGCCGttaacaaagaaaaaagacaaatacaacATACAAGTTACTATAAAAGGAATTTACAAATTTCTGAGATCTATAACTTGAGTGTCCTGGGATACCCAGCTATCCACTCAGGAAAACATTACTGGGAAGTAGATGTGTCTAGAAAAAATGCCTGGCTCCTGGGAGTAAATGATGGACTGTGTGCTCAACCTCAACTTCATTCTATAACTGAAATGAGCTTCAGTGCCAAATATAATTCTTGTGTTGAACAACATGGAAATTATCAGCCGAAATATGGCTACTGGGTTATAGGAATGAAGAATAGGTCAGCCTCTGATGAGTGTTTTGTTTCTCATAATTCCAGTGTCTCgactctctctctgccttgtccTCCCActcgtgttggagttttcctgGACCGGGAAGCTTGCACTCTCTCATTTTATGATGTTTCTAACTTTGGAGGTCTTATCTATAGGTTCCataaccctttcttccctgaTACACTCTATCCATATTTTAATCCTATGGAATGTTCAGAGCCAATGACAGTATGTAGGCCACCTTCTTCAAACTCTGTAGGAAGATAG